The following proteins are encoded in a genomic region of Enterocloster clostridioformis:
- a CDS encoding RpiB/LacA/LacB family sugar-phosphate isomerase has product MRIALINENSQGAKNGMIYNSLKKVADQYGFEVDNYGMYTAEDEAQLTYVQAGILAAAILNGKAADYVITGCGTGEGAMLACNSFPGVICGHVEDALDAYTFAQINDGNAIAIPFAKGFGWGGDLNLEYIFEKLFCEPSGQGYPRERAVPEQRNKRILDDVRKAAFREDLVEIFKGLDQELVRGAFAGEKFGELFFGKCKDERLAAYIRELIG; this is encoded by the coding sequence ATGAGGATAGCACTGATTAATGAGAACAGCCAGGGAGCCAAGAATGGCATGATTTACAATTCCTTAAAGAAAGTGGCCGACCAGTACGGCTTTGAGGTGGACAACTACGGCATGTACACCGCGGAGGATGAGGCACAGCTCACCTATGTACAGGCAGGTATTCTGGCAGCAGCCATACTGAACGGAAAGGCAGCGGATTATGTGATTACGGGCTGCGGCACGGGCGAAGGAGCCATGCTGGCCTGCAATTCGTTCCCGGGCGTGATTTGCGGCCATGTGGAGGATGCGCTGGACGCCTATACATTTGCCCAGATTAACGATGGGAACGCCATTGCCATTCCTTTTGCCAAGGGATTTGGCTGGGGCGGAGATCTGAACCTGGAATATATATTTGAGAAGCTGTTCTGCGAGCCTTCCGGCCAGGGATATCCCAGAGAAAGGGCTGTTCCGGAGCAGAGAAACAAGCGGATCCTGGATGATGTGAGAAAGGCAGCTTTCAGGGAGGACCTGGTGGAAATCTTTAAAGGACTGGACCAGGAACTGGTCAGAGGCGCGTTTGCGGGAGAGAAGTTCGGGGAACTGTTCTTCGGGAAATGCAAAGATGAGAGGCTGGCTGCTTATATCAGGGAACTGATTGGATAA
- a CDS encoding glycoside hydrolase family 3 protein produces MTTRKHSRKKRNQKGIKWFYITAAGLVSAVILAAILFKIRADSADSQRPAGTSVSQKIAGSGDRAGDSPNEENRPDKGNQWNKTNTDNTNIRTIISQMSLEQKAAQLFIITPEALTGFQTVTQAGDATYKALQEYPVAGLIYFPQNLQNPKQLKTMTARTQELAAGLTQLPLFLSIDEEGGKVARIANHEGFDLPKVDTMAEIGKSRDISRAYEAGSVIGEYLEELGINLDFAPDADVLTNPDNTVVLDRSFGSDPVLVTQMTKAYMKGLEEHHVYGTPKHFPGHGATQGDSHKGFAYTYKTWDELEQAELVPFAGLIQDNTPFIMAGHISLPRITGDDTPSSLSPQVLTGYLRETMGYKGIIITDALNMGAVQDNYPPDQAAVMALQAGADLLLMPADFREAYGGVLDAVKTGELTEERIDQSLTRILSVKLTLP; encoded by the coding sequence TTGACAACCAGAAAACATTCCCGAAAGAAAAGAAACCAAAAAGGCATCAAGTGGTTTTATATCACGGCGGCAGGGCTGGTGTCTGCTGTAATTCTCGCCGCCATCCTATTTAAAATCCGGGCTGACAGCGCTGATTCCCAGCGTCCGGCCGGGACAAGTGTCTCACAGAAAATTGCCGGCAGCGGAGACAGGGCAGGAGATTCCCCAAATGAAGAGAACCGGCCGGATAAGGGAAATCAATGGAATAAGACCAATACGGATAACACAAACATCCGGACCATAATCAGCCAAATGTCTCTGGAACAGAAGGCGGCCCAGCTCTTCATCATCACCCCGGAAGCCCTCACCGGCTTTCAGACCGTGACCCAGGCAGGGGACGCCACATACAAGGCATTGCAGGAATACCCGGTGGCCGGGCTTATCTATTTTCCCCAAAACCTGCAAAACCCCAAACAGCTTAAAACCATGACAGCCAGGACCCAGGAATTGGCTGCCGGGCTTACCCAGCTCCCTCTGTTCCTCTCCATTGACGAGGAAGGCGGTAAGGTGGCCCGCATCGCAAACCACGAAGGCTTTGATCTGCCCAAGGTGGATACCATGGCCGAAATAGGAAAGAGCAGGGATATCTCCAGGGCATACGAGGCAGGTTCTGTCATCGGAGAGTATCTGGAAGAACTTGGAATCAATTTGGACTTTGCACCGGATGCGGATGTCTTGACCAATCCGGACAATACCGTTGTGCTGGACCGTTCCTTTGGTTCGGATCCGGTTCTGGTAACACAGATGACGAAAGCCTACATGAAGGGTCTGGAAGAACATCACGTCTATGGGACCCCCAAACACTTTCCGGGCCACGGGGCCACGCAAGGGGACAGCCATAAGGGTTTTGCCTATACCTATAAGACATGGGATGAACTGGAACAGGCGGAGCTGGTTCCCTTTGCCGGCCTGATTCAGGACAACACGCCCTTCATCATGGCGGGCCATATCTCGCTGCCCCGGATTACAGGAGACGACACACCGTCCTCCCTGTCCCCTCAGGTGCTCACAGGATACCTGCGGGAGACAATGGGCTATAAAGGAATCATCATAACCGATGCCCTTAACATGGGGGCCGTCCAGGACAATTATCCACCGGACCAGGCCGCTGTCATGGCCCTGCAGGCAGGCGCTGACCTGCTCCTCATGCCCGCTGACTTTAGGGAAGCTTACGGCGGAGTGCTGGATGCGGTAAAAACAGGAGAATTGACAGAGGAACGCATCGACCAGTCCCTGACGCGTATTCTGAGCGTAAAGCTGACGCTCCCCTGA